The Thermincola ferriacetica genome segment AGCTGACCTGGTAGTTTTTGAGGACCTGGTAGAGTTTAAGGTGGACAAAGTTTACAAAAACGGGAAGCTGGTAGCCCAGCAAGGTAAAACCATGGAACCCGTACAAATGAGTATGACCACCTTTAATCGACTACCTGTAAATCTGGATAAACACCGGTTAAAAATAAAGGCAGCAGGAGGTATTGCTAAAGTTATAGGGGTGGTACCGGGACAGATTTTTACAGAAAAACGTATCCTGGCGGTCAAGGTTGACAAGGGCGAGATTGTTCCGGATGTCAGCAGGGACATTCTGAAAATTTGTGTCGTGGAACGCCATAAAGGAACCGGCCATGTCGGGGTAGGACTGGTTCAGGGATTTGGTCTTAAAGAAGGCGCCCTGGCCGGCAGTGTTGCCCACGACAGCCACAATATCATTGTTGTAGGATGTAATGATGAGGATATTTATACAGCCATTACCAGGGTTGCTGACATGGGCGGAGGACAGGTGGTAGTGCATAACGGCCAGATCAAAGCGGAATTACCATTACCAATTGCAGGGCTTATGTCAGATTTGAGGGTGGAAGAAGTTGCCGCCAGACAGCAAAATTTAAATAGGGAAGCGGCTAACCTTGGCTGCCATTTGGATGCGCCCTTTATGACTCTTTCTTTTATGGCGCTGCCAGTAATTCCGGAACTGAAAATAACGGACAAGGGTATCGTCGATGTACGACAATTTGATATAGTTTCCCTATTCGGCAAGTAAAACCCCGACAATTATCGACATAGTGTTTTTGGTAAACTATAAGTGCGGATTATTGTTTTTTTTCTCCCTATATGCTGATGCAGTTATTATAACCGGGTTATTTGGTTAAAATAACTGGTAAATAAGGCAGAAGGGAGATTTATTTACGATGGAAGAATTTATTCGCAGTAGGGTGCCTTGGAGCGCAGGGCCAAGTCTCATAGAGATGACCGATGAGGTCGGGATTGATTTTGATAGTTTCATAGACGGATTGGCCCAAAACAAATCGGACATAGAAATGGCCGAGGAATTCGGGGTTACGGAAAAAACAATTTATTATCTGAGAAATCAATTTGAACGAAAGGGGCTGGGTTCAACAATTGGACAAGACTAAAAGTCTTTGTCCACATTATTGACCCAACCCCAACTTTCTATTGGCTCGTCTGCCGCAGTCTTTTCTTCTTCCGGTTCTTCCGGTATATCCCGTTCAATTCCATAAATCATATTGGAGGAATAAACGGGATGTTCATAGAAGAAAAAGGAGTAGTTGCAGGGAATTTTATTGTTTTCTTGCTCACCGATATTTTTCATAAAATTCGACGCTCCCATTGTTTTTTCGATAGTGTGCCCTCGATTGTTCATTAATATTTATACTTTAAAACTGTCTCCGGAGGAAAAGAATGTCACGGTTGTTTCTTTTATTTATAACTGTCCCGGTACTGGAAATACTAATTTACATCGAACTAAGCCGCATAACGGGTATCGGAGTTACCTTTGCCCTCATTTTCGGTACAGGTTTGATTGGGGCTTTCCTGGCCAAAAGGGAAGGACTGCAGGTTATCCGGGCCATTCGCAGGGAACTGGAATATGGCCAGGTACCTGGCAATCATCTATTGGACGGCCTGTTGGTCCTGGTAGGCGGTATATTGCTGATTACACCGGGCTTACTGACAGACATTACCGGATTTCTTTTTCTACTTCCTCCCACCCGCAAGATGGTCAGGGAATTTTTAAAGAAAAAAATCAGAAAATGGATTGATAACGGACAAATCCGGTTTTATATGTGGAGATAACTATTTTTGTCGAAAAAAGTTTTTTTGGCTGTAGAAGTAATTACCAATTTGTGATATAATAATCAAATATTAAATTTATAGACTAGGGGAAAGGGGAACGGCAATGAGGGAAGAAAGAATAGTAAAAGAAGGTTTAACCTTTGACGATGTCCTGTTAATTCCGGCCAAGTCGGAAGTACTGCCCAAGGATGTTGATACCTCTACATACCTGACAAAAAAAATCAAACTCAATATCCCGTTAATGAGCGCCGGGATGGATACGGTTACTGAATCCAGGCTGGCTATTGCTATTGCCCGGGAAGGCGGTATAGGTATCATTCATAAAAACATGTCCATCGACCAGCAGGCTCTGGAAGTGGACAGGGTGAAAAGGTCTGAACACGGGGTTATAACCGATCCTATCTATCTTTCACCGGAAAACTCCATCAGGGAAGCCTTAAGCCTCATGGAAAGGTATAGAATTTCCGGCGTGCCCATTACGGTTAATAATAAACTGGTAGGTATTCTCACTAACCGGGATTTACGTTTTGTGGAAAATTATGACCGGCCCATTGGTGAAGTAATGACCAGGGAAAACCTTATCACTGCTCCTGTAGGGACTACCCTGGAAGAGGCTAAAGCCATCCTGCAGAAACATAAAGTGGAAAAACTTCCTATTGTGGATGAAAACTTTAACCTTAAAGGTTTAATTACCATTAAAGATATAGAAAAAGCTCGCCGTTATCCCAATTCGGCAAAAGACCACAAAGGCAGGCTGGTCGTTGGCGCGGCTGTAGGTGTTACCAAAGATATGATGGACAGAGTCAGCGCACTGGTGGATGCCAAAGTAGATGTAATAACCGTCGATACCGCTCACGGCCATTCCCGGGGCGTACTGGATGCCGTATACATGATTAAAAAGAAATACCCTGATGTGGATGTCATTGCCGGCAACGTGGCCACGGCCGAGGCCACAGTGGACTTGATAAAGGCCGGAGCGGACTGTATCAAGGTAGGTATTGGTCCCGGTTCTATATGCACCACCAGGGTGGTCGCCGGCATTGGTGTACCCCAGATCACCGCTATCATGGACTGCGCGGAAGAAGCTGAAAAGCACGGTATACCTATCATTGCTGACGGTGGTATTAAGTATTCAGGAGATATTGTGAAAGCCATTGCCGCCGGCGCCAATGTGGTTATGATTGGCAGTCTCTTTGCCGGAACGGAGGAAAGCCCGGGAGATATTGAAATTTACCAGGGTAGAAGCTTTAAGGTTTACCGGGGCATGGGCTCTTTAGGCGCCATGAAGGCCGGCAGTAAGGACAGGTATTTCCAAGAAGACGAGAAAAAACTGGTGCCGGAAGGCATTGAAGGGCGCGTTCCCTATAAGGGGCCTCTTTCGGAAACGGTTTACCAATTGATAGGCGGTTTGCGTGCAGGAATGGGTTACTGCGGTACTCCCAACATTGAGGCTCTTCGTAAAAATACCAAATTTATGCGTATTACCACGGCCGGTCTCAAGGAAAGTCATCCCCATGACGTGCAAATTACGAAAGAAGCGCCTAACTATAGTTTGTAACTGCGCAATTAATTGGC includes the following:
- a CDS encoding helix-turn-helix domain-containing protein, whose amino-acid sequence is MEEFIRSRVPWSAGPSLIEMTDEVGIDFDSFIDGLAQNKSDIEMAEEFGVTEKTIYYLRNQFERKGLGSTIGQD
- a CDS encoding FxsA family protein: MSRLFLLFITVPVLEILIYIELSRITGIGVTFALIFGTGLIGAFLAKREGLQVIRAIRRELEYGQVPGNHLLDGLLVLVGGILLITPGLLTDITGFLFLLPPTRKMVREFLKKKIRKWIDNGQIRFYMWR
- the guaB gene encoding IMP dehydrogenase, whose amino-acid sequence is MREERIVKEGLTFDDVLLIPAKSEVLPKDVDTSTYLTKKIKLNIPLMSAGMDTVTESRLAIAIAREGGIGIIHKNMSIDQQALEVDRVKRSEHGVITDPIYLSPENSIREALSLMERYRISGVPITVNNKLVGILTNRDLRFVENYDRPIGEVMTRENLITAPVGTTLEEAKAILQKHKVEKLPIVDENFNLKGLITIKDIEKARRYPNSAKDHKGRLVVGAAVGVTKDMMDRVSALVDAKVDVITVDTAHGHSRGVLDAVYMIKKKYPDVDVIAGNVATAEATVDLIKAGADCIKVGIGPGSICTTRVVAGIGVPQITAIMDCAEEAEKHGIPIIADGGIKYSGDIVKAIAAGANVVMIGSLFAGTEESPGDIEIYQGRSFKVYRGMGSLGAMKAGSKDRYFQEDEKKLVPEGIEGRVPYKGPLSETVYQLIGGLRAGMGYCGTPNIEALRKNTKFMRITTAGLKESHPHDVQITKEAPNYSL